Proteins encoded by one window of Dermochelys coriacea isolate rDerCor1 chromosome 13, rDerCor1.pri.v4, whole genome shotgun sequence:
- the LOC119842411 gene encoding androgen-induced gene 1 protein-like gives MCCACAARPPPRACGRPRGGSRLRGPPKMAVRLRGQRLMTFVHLFCFLWALFSLSQNVGLPHSLRRESENTYGGRWKYLTFINQILQTLLFGICVILDFVCMFIPAKKNHVSSRLLPPRDFLFSVLVFPVGLFVAVTFWTLYAYDRELVYPKEVDETTPSWLNHTMHTTILPLLLVELVTCPHKYLSKLKGMIGLSIFGSSYLTWVLWVNYASGIWAYPILEVLGIPGKAVLFTISYLVMVAFYLLGEHLTQLLWGDFRKCKK, from the exons ATGTGTTGCGCATGCGCAGCGCGCCCCCCCCCACGCGCGTGCGGGAGGCCCCGTGGGGGGTCGCGGCTTCGAGGCCCACCCAAGATGGCGGTGCGGTTGCGGGGTCAGCGGCTCATGACCTTCGTCCACCTGTTCTGTTTCCTGTGGGCCTTGTTCTCGCTCTCTCAGAACGTGggcctgccccactccctccgCAGGGAGAGCGAGAACACCTACGGCGGCCGCTGGAAATACCTGACCTTCATCAACCAG ATTCTGCAAACTCTATTGTTTGGAATATGTGTCATACTTGACTTTGTTTGTATGTTCATCCCTGCCAAAAAGAATCATGTGTCATCCCGATTGTTGCCTCCAAGAGACTTCCTCTTCTCAGTGCTAGTATTCCCTGTTGGCTTA TTTGTAGCTGTTACTTTTTGGACACTTTATGCATATGACAGAGAATTGGTTTACCCTAAAGAAGTGGATGAGACTACTCCATCCTGGCTTAATCATACTATG catACCACTATACTGCCACTTCTTCTTGTTGAACTGGTTACATGTCCACATAAGTATCTTTCTAAATTGAAGGGAATGATAGGACTTAGCATCTTTGGTAGTTCATACCTCACATG GGTACTATGGGTAAATTATGCATCAGGGATTTGGGCATacccaattttagaagtactagGCATACCTGGAAAGGCAGTACTTTTTACCATTTCTTACCTTGTAATGGTAGCATTCTACTTACTTGGAGAGCATCTAACACAGTTATTATGGG GTGACTTTCGAAAATGTAAGAAGTAA